The Alkalinema sp. FACHB-956 DNA window ACTAACGTTTTGCGGCGATCTTTAGCTGCCCCCGCCAGACTCCCGCTACTTTGCACCCGCGCCCGCAGTCCAGAGGGGGAGTCTGATTCAGGAAGAGAGGGCGATCGATCAGTCGCGATCGGGGCGTTCCAGTGGGAGTAGTAATCAACATAGGCGTTGTGCCAAGTTTGATACAGTGCCGTTAGGGTTTCGGGATAGGGCACTTCCACCATGAGTTGCTGACCCTGTCCCCAGCCCAGTTCAAAAATGCAAGTTTCTTTAACGCGAAAGATTTTAAGACGCATGGGACGTAGTAACCAGGGAGCAGTGATTCAAACCGTTATTCGATTCCCTAATACCAAATTGATTTATCAATGCCACAGATCCGACCCCCCTCTCCCCGCGTTACGCGCCGCTGTACTAGAAAAAAGGGAAAATTCAGGCAGATTCTTTCAAAGTCCCCCTTATTAAGGGGGATTTAGGGGGATCATGATGGGTTGCAATCACAAATTGATTGGGTATGGGAGGCATCCTCGGAAAATTTTAATCTAGCTAGTTCGGTTGGAAGGCAAATTGCGGTAGGGTTTCGACCTGACCATTGGGTAACCCGATCGACACCGTAAAGGCTTCCTCATAGGTGCCAATCACCTGGGCAAACAGGTAGGCATCTTGACTGGCCGGATCAAAGGTTTGTTCGACCAAAATGCCCGTCGGATCGCTAATTTGCAACGTGACCCCTGGGGGAAGCCGATCGGCCTGTGCCCCCAACACCACCAGCAACGACCATTCCGGTTCTGGCCCCTCCACCGTGCCCGTAATGGCATACAGCCGCAACGGTGCATCGGCCAGTGAGAGATCCTGGTAACCGCCCCGCGCATCAACGGGAATTTGGGTGCCCTGCCGCTCCAAGGATTGCAGCAATCGCGCTAACTCCAACGCCGACGTTTCCCCCGATCGCATCGCCCCCGCCGTCGCCAAGGCATTGGGCGGCAACAAGACCCAGGCCAATTCCTCCGCGACCTGATCCAACTGCCCCTGCAACCAACGTCCCACGTTCATCACCGATCGCGAAACCGATTGGGCAACCTCTTGGGCTGCGTCAGTAACCCGTTGCGGCATGGCCTGCAAGACCGATTGCGATACCGATGCCTGATGCTCCAAGGGGAACATTGCGGGATCGGCACAGCGTAGATTGAGCAACAGGTGCCCCGGCTCCCGATCGCAGGCCGCCAAAGCAAGTTCATAGCTTCCAGTCGCATCCGCTGTCTGTCCAGCCAGTTGCGCTTGCAGATCTGTCTGGGCAATAAATCCCGTCACCCAAGCCTGGTTTTGCTCCTCCATGACTTGCACGAGGACATAAAAATGGGCTGGATCCGTGAGCAGTACTCCGGGCACCGTCACCGTTTCCTCATCCACGCTGGTCATGGCTAACGACTGCACCTGAAACCCCTGGATTTGCACAGCACCGTGCGTCGGGCTGGTGGTGGCTAGGCTGGGCTGCAACCCCCGATCGCTCAGCCAAGTTTGCAAGCCTACCTGGGCCAATGCTTCTAAGTAGACGGCCCACTGTTGAGCCGAGGGAGCCTGTTGACTGGCCTGTAATGCCTGCTGGATTTGCTGATCCGTCAATTCGATCGCATCCAGGGATAACGGTTCCAGTTCAAACAAATCCGGGGTATCGATTAAAAAGTTCGTCATAGCCTTTAGCGCGGTGAGAGGATCTGCAAGATGCAAGGTAGAAGTGCCAGATTAAAAATTGTCCTGACAGTGGTTGTATAGATTTTGAGTTGGGGGGACTTATTCAATTCCCCGATCGCAATTTCCAGATTTTAAGCCCCAAATTTTTTAAACCCCCAATTTTAAGCCCCCAATTTTAAGCCGGATCAGCGGGACGGCCCGATCGGTTGCAATTCATCCAAATGCTGACAGAGGGTTTTCGCAAACAGACTCCCGCTGGCATAGTCCTGCACGTAGTCCTTCGGGGTTTGGGCTTGGGCCGCCGCTTCCTCCATCAGCTTGTCAATCTGTTCGTTCAGCGCCTCCGCAATCCGGCGATCGAGGGCTTGGATTTCCTCCGGGGTCACGTATTGCGCCGCCTTCTCCAACACAAACGCCTGGAGTCGATTTAATAGGGCATGGCGAATATCCTCCCGCAGCGCCTTGAGGTTCAGCAGCCGCGTGACTTGGTACTGGGCTTGCAGACCCACCTGTTTAGCAATCTCCGTCATCGATAATCCCTGGCAGTGGAATAATTGCAGGGCTTGCAGAAAATGCGTAGATTTGGGTGCTTTGAGCCGAGTGGTGCGATCGGCCACAACCTGCTGCATGGCCGCCTGTAGGCTCGTGGTGAACCCCTGGCGGTAGACTTGCAAAAATTGTCCGGCCCCGCTGTCCTCCTCCGGCGGCTTATCGGCAATACGATCGGCCAGGGTAAAGTTCTCCCCCTCATCCAGCGAACTGGTTTTCAACGATCCCCCCTTCACCCAGACTCGATATTGCCGGATGCGATCGGCAATCATGCGCAACTGTCGCAGCACCGCCGTGGGGCTGAGATCAATCTGCTCGGTTTGTAACCACTGCGCCATCTCCTGCAATTGCTCATCCGTCGGTTGGGGACAGGAGCCTTTCACCCCCGCTTGCCGTTGTTGCAGGCGATCGCGGCGATAGACGGCGTGGTAGCTTTCCAAAATCCGCTGGGCTTGCTGGATTTCCCCCGGCGTCAACGGCTGATAGGAGGACAGAATATGTTCCAGCTTTTTGGGGGTGGTGTCATTGAGGATGGCCCAATCGCTCAGGAGATAAACGCCACATTCTAATAGGAAGCGATTCAGTTCTCGATGGTGTTTCACCAAGCGCACCGTCCAAGTGCTGAGGCTACCGCGCCGTGGATCGAAGCTTTCTAGAATCTGTTTGGCCAGCGGTTTGTAGGCCCGAGGTTGGGTGCTGCCATCATCGTCAAGCACGAAGGGAAATAAATCCGTGCGCCGGAAGCCATGGTTTTCGCCAAACTGCATTTCCAGTTGAATACACACCTGTTCGATCTGGCTAGAGATAAACGATCGCAGGCTGAGTTCAGCCAGTTGGCTATCTGGCCCAGATTCCTGTATCCAATCCATGAGCTGTTGCTGAATGGCTACATTGTTTGCAGAATCAGCAATATCGGGAAAGTGCATCAGAATAAAATTCTTGACCGCTGGCAGTTCCTGGGCACGGCTGCGACCCGTATTGTCTAGTTTTACGAGTTTCCAATAACGAGAAGCAGTACTCATATCTCTCCGCGATCGCCCCAATGGTTTTACGTTTTATTACCGAGTATCTA harbors:
- a CDS encoding DUF1822 family protein, whose amino-acid sequence is MTNFLIDTPDLFELEPLSLDAIELTDQQIQQALQASQQAPSAQQWAVYLEALAQVGLQTWLSDRGLQPSLATTSPTHGAVQIQGFQVQSLAMTSVDEETVTVPGVLLTDPAHFYVLVQVMEEQNQAWVTGFIAQTDLQAQLAGQTADATGSYELALAACDREPGHLLLNLRCADPAMFPLEHQASVSQSVLQAMPQRVTDAAQEVAQSVSRSVMNVGRWLQGQLDQVAEELAWVLLPPNALATAGAMRSGETSALELARLLQSLERQGTQIPVDARGGYQDLSLADAPLRLYAITGTVEGPEPEWSLLVVLGAQADRLPPGVTLQISDPTGILVEQTFDPASQDAYLFAQVIGTYEEAFTVSIGLPNGQVETLPQFAFQPN